In one window of Ruminococcus hominis DNA:
- a CDS encoding MFS transporter — MLGKGDSAVGYSALAKIIAVIFVITSIITVVFVKDRSCQEAKSGKEAERLTIKDALHVIAGNDQLKVFIGIVLCYNLVVQLAGGIAIYYFKYVTGNEGLYPIFTTAAQFAEIAALFLFPILSNYFTKKQVFAIASFSPAIGLAGVVLCGFFAPQNRVIVAISGIFYKLGSGLTLGATTIMLADVIDYGQVKLGSRNESIIASFQTLLVKTASAVSAWLIGVGLTIVGYVANAEQSASTIMGMRVLMGVVPSVITILAFVIYAKGYKLEGTYLEEIMEKVKGNKTEETEE, encoded by the coding sequence ATTCTTGGTAAAGGAGACAGCGCTGTTGGATATTCTGCACTTGCGAAAATTATTGCAGTGATTTTTGTAATTACTTCTATTATTACTGTTGTATTTGTAAAAGACCGCAGCTGTCAGGAAGCGAAGTCTGGTAAAGAAGCAGAAAGACTTACAATCAAAGACGCGCTTCATGTTATTGCCGGAAATGATCAGCTGAAAGTATTTATCGGAATCGTGCTTTGCTACAATCTTGTTGTACAGCTTGCCGGTGGTATTGCAATTTATTACTTCAAATATGTAACCGGAAATGAAGGCTTATATCCGATCTTTACAACTGCAGCACAGTTTGCAGAGATTGCAGCTTTGTTCCTTTTCCCAATCCTTTCTAACTATTTTACAAAGAAACAGGTATTTGCAATTGCCAGCTTCAGCCCTGCAATTGGTCTCGCAGGAGTTGTGCTTTGTGGATTCTTTGCACCACAGAACAGGGTGATTGTAGCAATTAGCGGTATCTTCTATAAATTAGGCTCTGGTCTTACATTAGGAGCAACAACCATTATGCTTGCTGACGTCATCGACTATGGGCAGGTAAAATTAGGAAGTAGAAATGAAAGTATTATCGCTTCATTCCAGACACTGCTTGTTAAGACCGCATCTGCAGTATCTGCCTGGCTGATCGGTGTAGGACTTACAATTGTCGGCTATGTAGCAAACGCAGAACAGAGCGCGTCTACAATCATGGGAATGCGAGTATTAATGGGGGTTGTACCTTCTGTAATTACAATCCTTGCATTTGTGATCTACGCAAAAGGCTACAAACTGGAAGGCACTTATCTGGAAGAGATCATGGAAAAAGTAAAAGGTAACAAAACGGAAGAAACAGAAGAATAG
- a CDS encoding DUF1294 domain-containing protein: MGIFEYFLIGVNVIGFFLYLLNIFLYSHTENAQIDAILTIGALIGGSAGILLAILLFDRKTVKDNMMSRVFIVCVFVIQVIILLMVKGHHADHITLAFWEFFAKYKILLIYLAVINFIAFAAYAVDKVNAAKHRSRIKIVTLLGLAFVGGSVGSLLAMYLLRHKTRKDYFTVGVPLIMVMQVVVIFYAMNAGW; encoded by the coding sequence TTGGGAATATTTGAATACTTCCTTATTGGGGTTAATGTAATTGGATTTTTTCTATATCTGCTTAATATATTTTTATATTCACATACCGAAAATGCACAAATTGATGCTATTTTAACTATCGGGGCATTAATTGGTGGTTCTGCAGGAATATTGTTGGCAATACTGCTATTTGATCGTAAAACTGTCAAAGACAATATGATGTCAAGAGTGTTTATCGTATGTGTATTTGTGATACAAGTTATAATATTATTGATGGTAAAAGGACATCATGCAGATCACATAACACTGGCATTTTGGGAGTTTTTTGCAAAATATAAAATATTACTGATATACTTAGCCGTTATCAATTTTATAGCTTTCGCAGCTTATGCGGTGGATAAAGTTAATGCAGCCAAGCATCGTTCAAGAATTAAAATTGTAACATTACTAGGTTTAGCATTTGTTGGTGGTTCGGTTGGCAGTTTATTGGCAATGTATTTATTACGTCATAAAACAAGGAAAGATTATTTCACTGTTGGTGTTCCATTAATAATGGTAATGCAAGTAGTGGTGATTTTTTACGCAATGAATGCAGGATGGTAA
- a CDS encoding helix-turn-helix transcriptional regulator, giving the protein MAKNIAIKVARTEKDMTQKVLAEAVGVSRQTINAIEKGEYNPTIKLCRKICRVLDKRLDDLFWEDEEDEN; this is encoded by the coding sequence GTGGCAAAAAATATTGCGATAAAAGTGGCAAGGACTGAAAAGGATATGACACAAAAGGTCTTAGCAGAAGCTGTTGGTGTTTCAAGGCAAACCATAAATGCTATTGAAAAGGGAGAATATAATCCTACAATAAAACTGTGTCGTAAAATTTGTCGTGTATTAGATAAACGTTTGGATGATTTGTTCTGGGAGGATGAAGAGGATGAAAATTAG
- a CDS encoding DUF6773 family protein, with the protein MKIRKMKSNLDERQELKLLKIEHNGCWIAFWGLLIVMLIQMIVGNDSIKNLAGEWVVFMSLALYLSIDCVRNGIWDRKLKPNLKTNIIASSIAAVLTGIIWFSVSYRNYHKLIGSIATGIIMFVQVEILCLLVLMIFSKIYKRRVQKLEEDD; encoded by the coding sequence ATGAAAATTAGGAAAATGAAAAGTAATTTAGATGAACGCCAGGAACTAAAACTTCTTAAAATTGAACATAATGGATGTTGGATTGCTTTTTGGGGCTTGCTGATTGTAATGTTAATACAAATGATAGTTGGGAATGACAGTATCAAGAATCTTGCCGGAGAATGGGTTGTATTTATGAGTCTTGCATTATATCTTTCAATTGATTGTGTGCGCAATGGAATTTGGGATAGAAAATTGAAACCGAATCTCAAGACAAATATCATAGCCAGTAGTATTGCGGCAGTGTTGACAGGGATTATATGGTTTAGTGTTTCCTATCGGAATTACCATAAACTTATTGGCTCAATTGCAACTGGAATTATTATGTTTGTGCAGGTGGAAATCTTATGTTTATTAGTATTAATGATATTTTCTAAAATATATAAAAGAAGAGTACAGAAACTTGAGGAAGATGATTGA
- a CDS encoding GntR family transcriptional regulator — MKIIINNTSMVPIYEQIMEQIKAQIISGELKENDILPSVRTMAKELKISALTVKKAYDNLEAEGMTVTVHGKGTYVAASNTQLMEEERRKEVEADLEAAIQKGRRCGMKEEEIRSLFELIMEDEKLC; from the coding sequence ATGAAGATTATAATCAATAATACATCGATGGTACCAATCTATGAACAGATTATGGAGCAGATCAAAGCACAGATTATCTCCGGAGAATTAAAAGAAAATGATATATTGCCGTCTGTGAGAACGATGGCAAAGGAACTGAAGATCAGTGCACTTACCGTGAAGAAAGCATATGACAATCTGGAAGCGGAAGGCATGACAGTCACGGTTCATGGAAAAGGAACTTATGTTGCGGCATCCAACACACAGCTGATGGAAGAAGAACGCAGAAAAGAAGTTGAGGCGGATCTGGAAGCAGCGATTCAAAAGGGAAGGCGCTGTGGAATGAAAGAGGAAGAGATTCGTTCCTTGTTTGAACTCATCATGGAGGATGAAAAATTATGTTAG
- a CDS encoding ABC transporter ATP-binding protein: MLEIKGVKKSYGEFQLDCSLNVEKGRITGLVGENGAGKSTLFKAMLGLISYDGGEIKIMGKIPEELNEKEKEELGVVLAEAGFSGYLKGKDVEAVLARLYPRFEAEKFHQMCERYQIPLNKFIKEYSTGMKAKLNLIIALTHQAEFLMLDEPTAGLDVGAREAMLDILREYMEEEPERSILISSHISSDLEHLCDDIYVIHKGKIVLHEEMDTILEKYAVLKVSEEQYQAVDKSYILKEKKESFGISCLTNEKQYYIENYPEIVVESSSLDQAILMLTGGDR, encoded by the coding sequence ATGTTAGAAATTAAAGGGGTAAAGAAAAGCTACGGCGAATTTCAGTTAGACTGTTCGCTAAATGTGGAAAAAGGAAGGATTACTGGTTTGGTCGGAGAGAATGGGGCCGGGAAGAGTACTTTGTTCAAGGCAATGCTCGGACTTATTTCTTATGATGGCGGCGAGATAAAGATCATGGGAAAAATACCCGAAGAGTTAAATGAAAAAGAGAAAGAAGAGCTTGGAGTCGTTCTGGCAGAAGCTGGCTTTAGCGGATATTTGAAAGGGAAAGATGTCGAGGCAGTCCTTGCCAGATTATATCCAAGGTTTGAAGCAGAAAAATTCCATCAGATGTGTGAAAGATATCAGATTCCGTTGAATAAATTTATAAAAGAGTATTCAACAGGGATGAAAGCAAAATTGAATCTGATCATTGCATTGACACATCAGGCAGAATTTTTAATGCTGGATGAGCCGACAGCAGGGCTTGATGTCGGAGCAAGGGAAGCGATGCTGGACATTTTAAGAGAATATATGGAAGAAGAGCCGGAGAGAAGCATCCTGATTAGTTCACATATTTCTTCAGATTTAGAACATCTGTGTGATGACATTTATGTGATTCATAAAGGGAAAATTGTACTTCATGAAGAGATGGATACGATTCTTGAAAAATATGCGGTGTTGAAAGTCAGTGAGGAACAATATCAGGCAGTGGATAAAAGTTACATTTTGAAAGAGAAAAAAGAGAGCTTTGGAATTTCCTGTCTGACGAACGAGAAGCAGTATTATATAGAAAATTATCCTGAAATCGTAGTGGAGAGCAGCTCGCTTGATCAGGCGATTCTTATGTTGACAGGAGGCGATAGATAA
- a CDS encoding ABC-2 transporter permease produces MKGIRGLLEKDFRLFFRQGSSLFLALAFVALFFILTGKTGVTFIAIYIPSVMAVYSGNTISYDENEHGYTYLFSLPVNRKIYVREKYIFSFIMTVCGWGMGVICAGIMVLIKPGEFFDVEMLIMELITIFVFQAIAGIVIAIRLRFEGEKGRMVLPIAILIIFAVCYTTGHFLETKLELKESISYMIGEIGDFEIAILLSVLSLLVWFASYKYSMRVMKKKEF; encoded by the coding sequence ATGAAAGGAATCAGAGGACTTTTGGAAAAGGATTTTCGGTTGTTTTTTCGGCAAGGTAGCAGTCTTTTTCTGGCATTAGCGTTTGTAGCACTATTTTTTATACTAACGGGAAAAACAGGAGTTACTTTCATTGCCATATATATCCCATCTGTTATGGCAGTATATTCAGGTAATACGATTAGTTATGATGAAAATGAGCATGGCTACACATATTTATTTTCTTTACCTGTAAATAGAAAAATATATGTTAGAGAAAAATATATTTTTTCTTTTATTATGACAGTGTGCGGATGGGGTATGGGAGTAATCTGTGCAGGAATTATGGTACTCATAAAACCGGGAGAATTTTTTGATGTGGAAATGTTGATAATGGAATTAATCACAATCTTTGTGTTTCAGGCGATTGCGGGAATCGTGATTGCAATCCGGTTAAGGTTTGAAGGAGAGAAAGGACGAATGGTGTTGCCAATTGCAATTTTAATCATTTTTGCAGTTTGTTATACAACTGGACATTTTCTTGAGACTAAATTGGAATTAAAAGAAAGCATTTCGTATATGATAGGAGAAATAGGAGATTTTGAAATCGCGATTTTGCTTAGTGTTTTAAGCCTGTTGGTATGGTTTGCTTCATATAAGTACAGTATGAGAGTTATGAAAAAGAAAGAGTTTTAA
- a CDS encoding autorepressor SdpR family transcription factor, giving the protein MGIQDTLKALADPIRREILNLLKNGRLSAGEICEHFSVTGASISRHLAVLKEADLIRNQREGKFIYYELNTSVLEDVMLWITDLKGASDDEGNDKKL; this is encoded by the coding sequence TTGGGTATACAAGATACATTAAAAGCATTGGCTGATCCAATACGACGAGAGATTTTGAATTTGTTGAAAAATGGTCGGCTTTCAGCCGGAGAGATATGCGAACATTTTTCAGTAACGGGAGCATCTATATCAAGACATCTGGCAGTATTAAAGGAGGCTGATTTGATTCGAAACCAAAGAGAAGGAAAGTTTATTTATTATGAATTAAACACTTCCGTGTTGGAAGATGTCATGTTATGGATAACGGACTTGAAAGGAGCATCGGACGATGAAGGAAATGATAAAAAATTATAG
- a CDS encoding SdpI family protein, translating into MKEMIKNYRGTLISSALVILAGILVGFTSIQGKWLNVFFIVMQCALVTIIFYDNRNRQQSRKVIGMTIWIIPVITLIYNGIARLVNMGADTENLFMALIYYGTGLMFMVIGNYLPKVKQNNTIGIRVVWTLQDEENWNATHRFSGKIWVASSILCMLCGLFAESIAALVLYIVSIMAAAIISILYSYLFYKKKIGTGEKLKIQYNKKVMVVYGIVTILMIIFIIVTLFWGSIDIQFQDNNFTIEAQGWSDYTVDYTQIDSISYEENSLQNSNDYRTNGLGNFKYAMGNFRNDVYGNYIRYTHSSCHSYVVMSVDGKTLVVNGENDSATEEIYHTISEKMSKIQAD; encoded by the coding sequence ATGAAGGAAATGATAAAAAATTATAGAGGGACATTAATTAGCTCTGCACTGGTAATTCTTGCAGGGATTCTGGTAGGTTTTACGAGTATACAGGGTAAGTGGTTAAATGTATTTTTTATAGTAATGCAATGTGCGCTTGTGACAATCATATTTTATGATAACAGGAACAGACAACAAAGTCGCAAGGTTATAGGGATGACTATATGGATCATACCTGTTATTACATTGATTTATAACGGTATTGCCAGATTGGTCAACATGGGAGCAGATACAGAGAATTTATTTATGGCATTGATTTATTATGGAACAGGTTTAATGTTTATGGTTATAGGAAATTATCTGCCAAAGGTGAAACAGAACAATACGATAGGAATCAGGGTCGTATGGACACTGCAGGATGAAGAAAACTGGAATGCAACGCATAGATTCAGTGGAAAGATATGGGTGGCATCAAGTATTCTGTGCATGCTTTGCGGTCTTTTTGCAGAAAGCATAGCAGCACTCGTTTTGTATATTGTAAGTATTATGGCAGCCGCAATCATCAGTATTCTTTATTCCTATCTCTTTTATAAGAAAAAGATAGGAACCGGAGAAAAATTAAAAATTCAGTATAACAAAAAAGTAATGGTGGTGTACGGAATCGTAACAATTTTAATGATTATATTTATTATAGTGACTTTGTTTTGGGGAAGCATTGATATTCAGTTCCAAGATAACAATTTTACTATCGAGGCGCAGGGATGGAGCGATTATACAGTAGACTATACGCAGATTGACAGTATCTCATACGAAGAGAATTCATTACAAAACTCGAATGATTATAGAACCAATGGTTTAGGAAATTTTAAATATGCTATGGGAAATTTTAGAAATGATGTTTATGGAAATTATATCCGTTATACACATTCGTCCTGCCATTCATATGTAGTTATGAGTGTAGATGGAAAAACATTAGTTGTAAATGGTGAAAATGATTCGGCGACAGAAGAAATATATCATACTATCAGTGAGAAGATGTCAAAAATTCAAGCTGATTGA
- a CDS encoding 3-isopropylmalate dehydrogenase, which produces MTKGTKDTIQWHPAFQASIQIEFEAEAEKLTFEPEHLLSKKPMQMDELIIKVAENEVIHKNIGRIFKRYNILEYKSPDDNLTINDFYKVYGYCCFYQSDTDKVCEIPPQELTITFICNHFPRKMIQHLKDFRGLDTIPMDAGIYYITGDAFPIQLLVTKELDPKENLWLQSLRKNMTNPQEIETLLREYEIKKSSKLYQAAMDVITRANWVAVKEVKTNMCEALKELMAEEFQEQEELVTKRVTEEVTAQVTKQVTEQVTEQVTEQVTEEFIRTLFKHITDADKLAELLNLPVEQINKVLNR; this is translated from the coding sequence TTGACGAAAGGTACAAAAGATACGATTCAATGGCATCCGGCTTTTCAGGCATCAATCCAGATTGAATTTGAAGCAGAAGCCGAAAAACTCACCTTTGAGCCAGAGCATTTATTATCGAAAAAGCCCATGCAGATGGATGAGTTGATTATCAAAGTAGCTGAAAATGAAGTGATTCACAAGAATATCGGCAGGATTTTCAAAAGATACAATATCCTTGAATACAAAAGTCCGGATGACAATTTAACAATTAACGATTTTTACAAAGTGTATGGATATTGCTGTTTTTATCAGTCCGACACAGACAAAGTCTGCGAGATTCCGCCACAAGAATTAACTATTACTTTCATATGCAACCATTTCCCTAGAAAGATGATTCAACATCTAAAGGACTTTCGAGGTTTGGACACTATTCCTATGGATGCCGGAATTTATTATATAACCGGGGATGCTTTTCCAATACAACTTCTCGTAACAAAAGAGTTGGATCCAAAAGAAAATCTTTGGTTGCAGAGTTTACGTAAGAATATGACAAATCCCCAAGAAATTGAAACACTTCTCAGAGAATATGAAATTAAAAAATCATCAAAACTATATCAAGCTGCAATGGATGTAATCACCCGTGCGAACTGGGTTGCAGTAAAGGAGGTTAAAACGAATATGTGTGAAGCATTAAAAGAATTAATGGCAGAAGAATTTCAAGAACAGGAAGAACTTGTGACCAAACGAGTAACGGAAGAAGTAACCGCGCAAGTAACGAAACAAGTAACTGAGCAAGTGACCGAACAAGTGACCGAACAAGTGACCGAAGAATTTATCCGAACTTTATTTAAGCATATTACCGATGCTGACAAACTGGCTGAACTATTGAATTTACCTGTAGAACAAATCAATAAAGTGTTGAATAGGTGA
- a CDS encoding MATE family efflux transporter — protein MLNKKDFLKYASKLAFPIMLQNLIGTLVNIADTVMLGYVSQTAMSASSLANQYTFILFCLYYGMATGTSVLCAQYWGKGDKKTVEKILGLAERISLIVSLIFFVVSFTMPTMVMKIFTNSPGTIAAGSEYLKVISFSFIFMGFSQVFMSALRSIGKIMLPSITYIVSLCVNVLCNATFIFGLFGFPKLGVTGVALGTVIARITEVVICLIYSLKSSDVRFRIKYFFAKSGILFQDFMKIAAPAVINDVIWSFAASTFAAIFGHIGDDMVAANAVAVMVVNIGAIACRGFANATTIIISQELGKDRIDTAREYGKRMLRITIIVSLIGCVIILAIRPLILDFYRDKLTEAAIYYLGVFIMMTTWRLVGEGINTCLICGCFRGGGDSKFGMIIDFIFMWLVAVPTTFIAAYVLKLPPIWVYFVMTLDEFEKMPVVFIHYFRKKWLTNITRNFE, from the coding sequence ATGTTAAATAAAAAGGATTTCTTAAAATATGCATCAAAATTAGCATTTCCAATTATGCTTCAAAATCTGATAGGAACATTGGTAAATATTGCTGATACGGTAATGCTTGGATATGTAAGCCAGACTGCTATGTCAGCTTCATCACTTGCTAATCAGTATACTTTTATTCTGTTCTGTTTATATTATGGTATGGCTACAGGTACTTCTGTTTTGTGTGCTCAGTACTGGGGAAAAGGGGATAAAAAAACAGTAGAAAAGATTCTCGGTCTGGCGGAACGGATTTCGCTGATTGTTTCTCTTATATTTTTCGTTGTTTCATTCACCATGCCAACAATGGTTATGAAGATTTTTACAAATAGTCCAGGTACGATTGCAGCCGGAAGTGAGTATTTGAAGGTAATTTCATTTTCATTTATATTTATGGGATTTTCACAAGTTTTTATGAGTGCTCTTCGAAGTATTGGAAAAATAATGCTCCCTTCTATTACGTACATTGTTTCTTTATGTGTCAATGTGCTTTGTAATGCGACCTTTATCTTTGGCCTGTTTGGATTCCCAAAGCTTGGCGTTACCGGTGTTGCCCTTGGTACTGTTATTGCCCGAATCACAGAAGTAGTGATTTGCCTTATCTACTCATTAAAGAGTTCTGATGTCAGATTCCGGATAAAATACTTCTTTGCAAAATCAGGAATTTTGTTTCAGGACTTTATGAAAATTGCTGCTCCGGCCGTAATAAATGATGTTATTTGGAGTTTTGCTGCTTCAACATTTGCAGCAATTTTTGGTCATATTGGCGATGATATGGTCGCTGCAAATGCCGTTGCTGTTATGGTGGTAAATATTGGTGCTATTGCCTGTCGCGGGTTTGCCAACGCAACTACTATTATTATCAGCCAGGAGTTGGGTAAAGACCGCATTGATACAGCCAGAGAATATGGGAAACGCATGCTCAGAATAACAATTATTGTAAGTCTGATAGGTTGTGTCATTATTCTGGCAATTCGTCCGTTGATATTAGATTTCTATCGGGATAAATTAACAGAGGCTGCCATTTATTATCTGGGCGTTTTTATAATGATGACAACCTGGCGTCTAGTAGGAGAAGGCATTAATACTTGTCTTATATGTGGATGTTTCAGAGGAGGCGGCGATTCTAAATTTGGAATGATTATAGATTTCATATTTATGTGGCTTGTTGCAGTTCCTACTACATTTATTGCAGCGTATGTTTTAAAATTACCGCCCATCTGGGTCTACTTTGTTATGACGTTGGATGAGTTTGAAAAAATGCCTGTGGTGTTTATTCATTATTTCAGAAAGAAATGGCTTACAAATATTACCAGAAATTTTGAGTGA
- a CDS encoding AI-2E family transporter yields the protein MELSKITIKKIRELIVFTAFLVVALWKFDVVLDVLKAMWKIIFPFVLGGAIAFVTNVPMSFLEKKIFKKQNKATEKLARPVSLLLTIVLVVGVIAVVMFGVIPQLTRTMGTLMMSIADFVPQMQRWIREFSHNNQEIMKLVNQLQFNSDQAIKWGISFLGNGAGNMMNTTMSAVGSIVSGLATFFIAFSFACYVLFQKEKLHVQVRKVFFAFLPKQKADSILNVCSLTYRTFANFLTGQCLEAVILGSMFCVILSILRMPYALLIGVLIAFTALVPIFGAFIGCAVGTFLIFMVSPKQAVLFIIVFLVLQQIEGNLIYPHVVGESVGLPSIWVLAAVTIGGNLMGIVGMLIFIPLLSVFYTIFREFVYLRLKKQHIKQVTETEIFFD from the coding sequence TTGGAATTAAGCAAAATAACTATTAAAAAAATTCGGGAACTGATTGTATTTACAGCATTTCTTGTGGTTGCCTTGTGGAAGTTTGACGTGGTGCTCGATGTGCTAAAAGCAATGTGGAAGATTATATTTCCATTTGTGCTTGGTGGAGCAATTGCATTTGTGACCAATGTGCCAATGAGTTTTTTAGAAAAGAAAATTTTTAAAAAGCAAAATAAGGCAACTGAAAAACTGGCAAGACCGGTAAGTCTGCTTCTTACAATCGTATTGGTGGTTGGTGTGATTGCAGTGGTGATGTTTGGTGTAATTCCACAGCTTACACGGACAATGGGAACTTTAATGATGAGTATCGCTGATTTTGTCCCGCAGATGCAAAGATGGATTCGGGAATTTTCCCATAATAACCAGGAGATTATGAAGCTGGTAAATCAATTACAATTTAATTCAGACCAGGCAATCAAGTGGGGAATAAGCTTTCTTGGAAATGGTGCAGGGAATATGATGAATACGACAATGTCGGCAGTTGGTTCTATAGTCAGTGGGCTGGCAACTTTTTTCATTGCATTTTCTTTTGCCTGTTATGTTCTGTTTCAAAAAGAAAAGCTGCATGTTCAAGTGAGAAAAGTCTTTTTTGCCTTTCTTCCAAAACAAAAAGCAGATAGTATTCTTAACGTTTGTTCTTTAACTTATCGGACATTTGCAAACTTTCTTACAGGGCAGTGCTTAGAAGCCGTGATTCTTGGAAGTATGTTTTGTGTTATATTGAGTATTTTGAGGATGCCATATGCACTTCTGATTGGAGTTTTAATTGCGTTTACAGCTTTGGTTCCCATTTTCGGGGCTTTCATTGGGTGTGCAGTTGGAACATTTTTAATCTTTATGGTAAGTCCGAAACAAGCAGTTTTATTCATTATAGTATTTTTGGTGCTGCAACAGATTGAGGGAAATCTGATCTATCCACATGTTGTAGGTGAATCGGTAGGGCTTCCGTCGATTTGGGTGCTGGCAGCAGTTACAATTGGTGGAAATCTTATGGGAATTGTAGGCATGCTTATTTTTATTCCGCTGTTGTCAGTGTTCTATACTATTTTTCGCGAATTTGTATATTTGCGTTTGAAAAAACAACATATCAAGCAGGTGACAGAGACAGAAATATTCTTTGATTAA
- the aroD gene encoding type I 3-dehydroquinate dehydratase produces MMNTVTVRNITIGEGRPKICVPIVGKTREEILNEAATFITLPVDIAEWRVDWYEDVFSIQEVLDTARQLKEALGQIPVLFTFRTSKEGGEKEISPEQYAQLNKAVSESGFVDLIDVEVFIGDEIVSSIIAHAHAHGVKVIASNHDFAKTPEKDEIVRRLRKMQSLDADIPKIALMPTCKRDVLTLLEATLEMSEQYADRPIITMSMAGTGGVSRLTGETFGSALTFGAASKASAPGQIGVHELKQVLDIIHKSLTI; encoded by the coding sequence ATTATGAATACAGTAACAGTAAGAAATATTACGATTGGTGAAGGACGCCCGAAAATTTGTGTTCCTATCGTTGGCAAGACTCGTGAAGAAATTCTGAATGAAGCAGCTACCTTCATTACTCTTCCGGTAGACATTGCAGAATGGCGTGTAGACTGGTACGAAGATGTGTTCTCTATTCAGGAAGTTCTGGATACAGCCCGTCAGTTAAAAGAGGCTCTTGGACAGATTCCGGTACTCTTTACATTCCGAACATCTAAGGAAGGCGGAGAAAAAGAAATTTCTCCGGAACAATATGCACAGTTGAACAAAGCTGTATCAGAAAGCGGTTTTGTGGATTTGATTGATGTGGAGGTATTTATCGGGGATGAAATAGTATCCTCTATCATTGCTCATGCTCATGCACATGGTGTAAAAGTGATTGCGTCGAATCATGACTTCGCAAAAACTCCTGAGAAAGACGAAATTGTACGTCGTCTCAGAAAAATGCAATCTCTTGATGCGGATATTCCAAAGATTGCTCTTATGCCCACTTGTAAAAGAGATGTTCTGACATTATTAGAGGCTACTTTGGAAATGTCTGAACAGTATGCAGACCGCCCGATTATTACTATGTCCATGGCAGGAACAGGGGGTGTAAGCCGTCTTACAGGTGAGACCTTTGGATCCGCACTGACTTTTGGTGCTGCTTCTAAAGCTTCTGCTCCGGGACAGATAGGTGTTCATGAACTGAAACAGGTTCTGGACATCATACATAAAAGTTTAACGATTTAA
- a CDS encoding shikimate kinase: MGEQFNYNIVLIGFMGVGKSTISEFLKTSFAMEVIEMDQIIAEREGMTISDIFKIHGEEYFRNLETNLLIEMQSKTNVVISCGGGTPMRECNVAEMKKNGRVVLLTAKPETILERVKDSHDRPLIENNKTVSFIAELMEKRREKYEAAADIIIETDGKDKSQICEELILKLRQMDDK, from the coding sequence ATGGGAGAACAATTTAACTATAATATTGTCCTGATCGGATTCATGGGAGTAGGAAAGAGTACTATCTCAGAGTTTTTGAAAACATCCTTTGCCATGGAGGTTATTGAGATGGATCAGATTATCGCAGAAAGAGAAGGTATGACTATTTCTGATATTTTTAAAATACACGGAGAAGAATATTTTCGCAATCTGGAGACCAATCTTCTTATCGAGATGCAGTCAAAAACTAATGTAGTGATTTCCTGCGGTGGCGGAACTCCAATGAGAGAATGTAATGTTGCTGAAATGAAGAAAAACGGACGGGTAGTTCTTCTGACTGCAAAACCGGAAACCATTTTAGAGCGTGTCAAAGACAGTCACGATCGCCCGCTGATTGAAAATAATAAGACAGTTTCATTTATTGCAGAGTTGATGGAGAAACGAAGAGAGAAATATGAGGCGGCAGCGGATATTATCATCGAAACAGACGGAAAAGATAAATCGCAGATTTGCGAAGAGCTGATTCTTAAGCTGCGTCAGATGGATGATAAATAA